One window of Nocardia sp. NBC_00508 genomic DNA carries:
- a CDS encoding ABC transporter ATP-binding protein, producing MAQSTPSPAVEVRGLRVRRGGREVLHDVSLTIPRGSITGLLGPSGCGKTTLMRCVVGTQIVESGDVSALGLPAGSAALRHRIGYVTQAPSIYPDISVRDNVAYFAALYGRDRADVDDAITAVGLGENAHQRGDELSGGQQTRASLACSLVAQPDLLVLDEPTVGLDPVLRVELWKQFRELAANGTTLLVSSHVMDEAEHCDQLLLLREGRLLAQLSPDELRARTGEQNLETAFLTLITMGLNA from the coding sequence GTGGCGCAATCCACTCCATCTCCCGCCGTCGAAGTCCGGGGCCTGCGGGTCCGCCGCGGCGGCCGCGAAGTACTGCACGATGTCTCGCTGACCATCCCGCGCGGCTCGATCACCGGGCTGCTCGGCCCGTCGGGCTGCGGCAAGACCACGCTGATGCGCTGCGTGGTCGGCACCCAGATCGTCGAATCGGGGGACGTCTCCGCGCTCGGTCTACCCGCGGGTTCGGCGGCGTTGCGCCACCGGATCGGCTATGTCACCCAGGCGCCGAGCATCTACCCCGACATCAGCGTCCGCGACAACGTCGCGTACTTCGCCGCGCTCTACGGCCGTGACCGCGCCGACGTCGACGACGCGATCACCGCGGTCGGCCTGGGCGAGAATGCCCACCAGCGCGGCGACGAGTTGTCCGGCGGCCAGCAGACCCGCGCCTCGCTCGCGTGCTCGCTGGTCGCCCAGCCCGATCTGCTGGTGCTCGACGAACCGACCGTCGGCCTGGACCCGGTCCTGCGGGTCGAGCTCTGGAAGCAATTCCGCGAATTGGCGGCGAACGGGACGACGCTACTGGTCTCCAGCCACGTCATGGACGAGGCCGAGCACTGCGACCAGCTACTGCTGCTGCGCGAAGGACGGCTGCTCGCCCAGCTCAGCCCCGACGAACTGCGCGCTCGGACCGGCGAACAGAACTTGGAGACCGCCTTCCTCACCCTGATCACGATGGGACTGAACGCATGA
- a CDS encoding ABC transporter permease: protein MTATLDAGPRRMPTLRPYAATTGRILRQLRNDHRTVAMILVVPALLMTLLYFIYKDTPTNPLNPVSLFDRVGISMLGILPFIVMFLITAIAMQRERTSGTLERLLSTPLSKLDLLAGYGTAFSLAAAAQATIACLVSFGLLGLDAAGSPAWIVLIAVVDAVCGVALGLLASAFARTEFQAVQFMPVVVAPQIFLCGLLVPRDQLPDWLEVISNVMPLSYAVDALQEVSTHPEVTGQMWGDLAIVAGFAIVALVLGAATLRRRTV, encoded by the coding sequence ATGACCGCCACCCTCGACGCCGGACCGCGCCGCATGCCGACGCTGCGCCCGTACGCCGCGACCACCGGTCGCATCCTGCGGCAGCTGCGCAACGACCACCGCACGGTCGCCATGATCCTGGTGGTTCCGGCCCTGCTGATGACGCTGTTGTACTTCATCTACAAAGACACCCCGACCAATCCGTTGAACCCGGTTTCGCTGTTCGACCGAGTCGGCATCAGCATGCTCGGCATCCTGCCGTTCATCGTGATGTTCCTGATCACCGCCATCGCCATGCAGCGCGAACGCACCTCGGGCACGCTGGAGCGATTGCTGTCCACACCGCTGTCGAAGCTCGACCTGCTCGCCGGATACGGCACCGCCTTCTCACTGGCCGCCGCGGCGCAGGCCACCATCGCCTGCCTGGTCTCCTTCGGCCTGCTCGGGCTCGACGCGGCGGGCAGCCCCGCCTGGATCGTGTTGATCGCGGTGGTCGACGCAGTCTGCGGCGTGGCGCTGGGTCTGCTGGCAAGCGCGTTCGCGCGTACCGAATTCCAGGCCGTACAGTTCATGCCGGTCGTGGTGGCGCCGCAGATCTTCCTGTGCGGCCTACTCGTTCCCCGCGACCAGCTGCCCGATTGGCTGGAGGTGATCAGCAACGTGATGCCGTTGAGCTACGCGGTGGACGCGCTGCAAGAGGTGTCGACGCATCCGGAGGTCACCGGACAGATGTGGGGCGACCTGGCCATCGTCGCCGGATTCGCGATCGTCGCGCTGGTCCTGGGCGCGGCGACGCTACGACGGCGGA